Proteins found in one Larimichthys crocea isolate SSNF chromosome I, L_crocea_2.0, whole genome shotgun sequence genomic segment:
- the pcdh18b gene encoding protocadherin-18b isoform X2, which produces MGAKMIQTKGNIFSSALLKLLLLVALMHGATGKTLKYKVYEEQKVGTVIARLKEDVAGVLSKLPSSLTFRFRAMQRGSTSFLSVREEDGEISIATKIDREKLCEKNLNCSIEFDVVTLPTEYLQLFHVEVEVLDINDNSPHFSRAIVPIEISESASVGTRIPLDGAVDADVGENSLHTYSLTPNNFFKIDIRTRTDGAKYAELVVMRELDREVQSSYQLQLTASDNGVPPKSGSTLLKISISDSNDNSPAFDEQAYIINLLENSPLGTLIIDLNATDPDEGTNGKIVYSFSSHVSPKILETFKINPENGHITLIKKVDYETTASYELDVQAQDLGPNSIPGLCKIVVKVVDVNDNKPEININLMTPGKEEVAYISEGAPVDTFIALVRVDDSDAGLNGEVVCRLHGHGHFRLQKTYEKNYMILTNVSLDREKRSEYSLTVIAEDRGSPSLSTIKHFTVQVLDENDNPPYFEKSRYEVFKSENNSPGAYLMTVVASDPDLGTNGQVTYTIIDALVQGSPISTYVTIDPSNGAIYALRSFDHEDVSRISFTIQARDGGNPALSTNTTVLLTVLDENDNPPIIHSPSLRNHTAELPVWKYASPGQLITALKVTDRDAGANGEVSCAIVGGNEDGLFVMDARRCELRTNASLEQAPRDVMEIRVEVQDRGTSRLSTGALLRLSLQETMDLPPLYPTGSSQAPLDLSLIVIISLVAVCALLLIVMVMFATARCNREKKDPRHNYNCRVAESSYQNHPKKPARQIHKADITLVPTVNGTLPVRAHPRSPSASPTPERGTLGSRQSHHSRQSLNSLVTISSNHVPENFALELAHATPPVEGQYQPRPSFRGNKYTRSYRYALNEMDKFSLKDSGRGDSEAGDSDYEPGRESPMDRLLGEGFTEIYAPDGQHRTHAAMRLCTEECRVLGHSDQCWMPPLASPASSSSDYRSNLYIPGEEARQATDLSQEKIPQPCTDTGPNRNQSFSTFGKDPGGEDGGEEERGEDGEGEARDEDLCGTTSLLSEMSSVFQRLLPQGLDSYVQVNENQKGTSLSGVGVPMTGSLDRRRGHLPGKSNPSVHQQGVAAWAANTHFQNPGSSIGPSGHHQGGSYHTLKPSTKLSSQSSSHKGSQAPKNSPQNSGHTPKPHSTPLLTALVSPTLVQPSPAPVLVPVPLPGPSSKWLPAMEEIPENYEEDDFDSVLSHLQGKRSDSRHELVDASELVAEINKLLQDVRQS; this is translated from the exons ATGGGCGCAAAAATGATCCAAACCAAAGGAAATATATTCTCTTCGGCACTACTCAAACTACTGCTTCTGGTCGCGCTTATGCACGGCGCCACCGGTAAGACTTTGAAATATAAAGTTTATGAGGAGCAGAAAGTGGGCACTGTTATTGCACGGTTAAAGGAGGATGTCGCCGGGGTTTTATCCAAACTACCCAGTTCCCTGACCTTTCGGTTCCGCGCTATGCAACGGGGGAGCACGTCGTTCCTGTCTGTCCGGGAGGAGGACGGGGAGATCAGCATTGCCACCAAAATCGACCGTGAGAAGCTTTGTGAAAAAAACTTGAATTGCTCGATTGAATTCGACGTGGTCACTCTCCCGACGGAGTACCTGCAGCTGTTCCATGTGGAGGTGGAAGTGTTGGACATTAATGATAACTCCCCGCACTTCTCCCGCGCCATCGTTCCTATTGAGATCTCCGAGAGCGCATCCGTGGGGACGCGCATCCCGCTGGATGGCGCCGTGGACGCGGACGTCGGGGAGAACTCCTTGCACACATACTCTCTGACACCCAATAACTTCTTTAAGATCGACATCAGGACCAGGACAGACGGGGCCAAGTACGCAGAGCTGGTCGTGATGAGGGAGTTGGACAGGGAGGTGCAGTCCAGCTACCAGCTGCAGCTCACAGCCTCGGATAACGGTGTGCCTCCTAAATCTGGCTCCACTTTGCTCAAGATTAGCATCTCTGATTCCAACGACAACAGCCCAGCCTTTGATGAGCAGGCCTATATCATCAATTTGCTGGAAAACTCTCCCCTTGGGACTCTAATCATTGATTTAAACGCCACAGATCCAGACGAGGGCACTAATGGGAAAATAGTCTACTCTTTCAGCAGCCATGTATCGCCAAAGATCTTGGAAACATTTAAGATAAACCCAGAAAACGGCCACATTACGCTTATTAAAAAAGTGGACTATGAAACCACTGCCTCATACGAGCTAGATGTTCAGGCTCAGGACTTGGGCCCAAATTCTATTCCTGGCCTCTGCAAAATTGTGGTGAAAGTGGTGGATGTGAATGACAACAAACCAGAGATAAACATCAACCTGATGACTCCTGGCAAAGAGGAAGTGGCCTACATTTCAGAGGGTGCCCCTGTGGACACTTTTATAGCTCTGGTTCGTGTTGATGACAGTGACGCTGGGCTCAATGGTGAAGTGGTGTGTAGGCTTCACGGCCACGGCCACTTTAGACTCCAGAAGACCTACGAGAAGAACTACATGATCCTCACCAATGTCTCACTCGACAGGGAGAAGAGGTCAGAGTACAGTCTGACAGTCATAGCTGAGGACAGGGGCTCCCCTAGCCTCTCCACCATCAAACACTTCACTGTTCAGGTGCTGGATGAAAACGACAATCCTCCATATTTTGAAAAGAGCCGCTACGAGGTCTTCAAATCAGAGAACAACTCCCCTGGAGCATACTTAATGACTGTGGTGGCCTCAGATCCAGATCTGGGCACCAATGGCCAAGTCACCTACACCATCATAGATGCTCTGGTCCAAGGGAGCCCCATCTCCACCTATGTCACTATTGACCCTTCTAATGGTGCCATCTATGCCTTACGCAGCTTTGATCATGAAGACGTCAGCCGGATCTCTTTCACCATTCAGGCACGTGACGGGGGAAACCCTGCTCTGTCAACTAACACCACCGTCCTGCTGACTGttttggatgaaaatgacaaccCACCCATCATCCACTCCCCCTCCCTCCGGAATCACACTGCCGAGTTGCCAGTGTGGAAGTATGCATCACCGGGTCAGCTGATCACTGCTCTTAAAGTCACAGACCGTGACGCTGGCGCCAATGGAGAGGTGAGCTGTGCCATCGTTGGAGGCAATGAGGATGGACTGTTTGTGATGGACGCTCGGCGATGTGAGCTCAGAACAAATGCCAGCCTGGAGCAGGCGCCAAGGGATGTGATGGAGATCAGGGTGGAAGTGCAGGACAGGGGCACCAGTCGGCTGTCTACAGGGGCCCTCCTCAGGCTCTCTCTGCAGGAGACTATGGACCTTCCACCTCTCTACCCCACTGGCTCCAGCCAAGCCCCACTGGACCTCTCCCTCATTGTCATCATATCTCTGGTTGCCGTTTGTGCTCTGCTGCTAATCGTCATGGTGATGTTTGCCACTGCCCGTTGCAATCGTGAGAAGAAAGACCCAAGGCACAACTACAACTGCAGAGTGGCAGAGAGCAGCTACCAGAACCACCCCAAAAAGCCCGCCAGGCAAATCCACAAGGCAGATATCACCCTGGTTCCGACCGTCAATGGGACCCTGCCTGTCCGTGCCCACCCACGCTCCCCCTCAGCCTCCCCTACACCTGAGAGGGGCACCCTGGGTAGCAGGCAAAGCCATCATAGCCGCCAGTCCCTCAATAGCCTGGTAACCATCTCCTCCAATCATGTGCCGGAGAACTTTGCCCTGGAACTGGCTCACGCCACACCTCCTGTAGAG GGCCAGTACCAGCCACGACCAAGCTTTAGAGGCAACAAATACACCAGGAGCTACAg ATATGCCCTGAACGAGATGGATAAGTTCAGTCTGAAGGACAGCGGCCGTGGAGACAGTGAAGCCGGGGACAGTGATTACGAGCCTGGCAGGGAGTCACCCATGGATAGGCTCCTTGGTGAGGGCTTTACTGAGATATATGCCCCTGATGGCCAGCACAGAACGCATGCAG CTATGAGGCTCTGCACAGAGGAGTGTCGTGTCCTGGGTCATTCAGATCAGTGTTGGATGCCCCCACTGGCCTCCCCGGCGTCTTCCTCCTCTGACTATCGCAGCAACCTCTACATCCCTGGGGAAGAAGCCCGCCAAGCCACCGACCTCTCCCAGGAAAAGATCCCACAGCCCTGCACTGACACTGGTCCCAACCGGAACCAGAGCTTCTCCACCTTCGGCAAGGACCCGGGTGGTGAGGATggtggagaagaggagaggggagaggatgGTGAGGGTGAAGCCAGAGATGAAGACCTGTGTGGGACCACTTCATTACTGTCTGAGATGAGTAGTGTGTTCCAGCGGTTGCTACCCCAGGGTCTGGACTCGTATGTCCAGGTCAATGAGAACCAGAAGGGGACTAGCCTGAGTGGAGTTGGTGTCCCTATGACTGGATCTTTAGATCGCAGGAGGGGCCATCTTCCTGGCAAGTCCAACCCCTCTGTGCACCAGCAGGGTGTGGCCGCCTGGGCCGCTAACACCCACTTCCAGAACCCAGGAAGTAGCATTGGCCCATCTGGCCACCACCAAGGTGGCAGTTATCATACCCTGAAACCCAGCACCAAGCTCAGCTCCCAGAGTAGCAGCCACAAGGGCTCGCAGGCACCCAAAAACAGTCCCCAGAATAGCGGCCACACTCCCAAACCCCACAGCACTCCCTTGCTCACAGCGCTGGTCAGCCCCACTCTGGTGCAGCCTTCCCCAGCCCCGGTGCTAGTGCCAGTTCCGCTCCCTGGGCCCTCCTCCAAATGGCTGCCGGCCATGGAGGAGATCCCAGAAAACTATGAGGAGGACGATTTTGACTCAGTGCTCAGCCACCTTCAGGGCAAACGCAGTGACAGCCGACATGAGCTGGTGGACGCCAGTGAGCTGGTAGCCGAGATCAACAAACTTTTGCAGGATGTTCGGCAGAGCtaa
- the pcdh18b gene encoding protocadherin-18b isoform X3, producing MGAKMIQTKGNIFSSALLKLLLLVALMHGATGKTLKYKVYEEQKVGTVIARLKEDVAGVLSKLPSSLTFRFRAMQRGSTSFLSVREEDGEISIATKIDREKLCEKNLNCSIEFDVVTLPTEYLQLFHVEVEVLDINDNSPHFSRAIVPIEISESASVGTRIPLDGAVDADVGENSLHTYSLTPNNFFKIDIRTRTDGAKYAELVVMRELDREVQSSYQLQLTASDNGVPPKSGSTLLKISISDSNDNSPAFDEQAYIINLLENSPLGTLIIDLNATDPDEGTNGKIVYSFSSHVSPKILETFKINPENGHITLIKKVDYETTASYELDVQAQDLGPNSIPGLCKIVVKVVDVNDNKPEININLMTPGKEEVAYISEGAPVDTFIALVRVDDSDAGLNGEVVCRLHGHGHFRLQKTYEKNYMILTNVSLDREKRSEYSLTVIAEDRGSPSLSTIKHFTVQVLDENDNPPYFEKSRYEVFKSENNSPGAYLMTVVASDPDLGTNGQVTYTIIDALVQGSPISTYVTIDPSNGAIYALRSFDHEDVSRISFTIQARDGGNPALSTNTTVLLTVLDENDNPPIIHSPSLRNHTAELPVWKYASPGQLITALKVTDRDAGANGEVSCAIVGGNEDGLFVMDARRCELRTNASLEQAPRDVMEIRVEVQDRGTSRLSTGALLRLSLQETMDLPPLYPTGSSQAPLDLSLIVIISLVAVCALLLIVMVMFATARCNREKKDPRHNYNCRVAESSYQNHPKKPARQIHKADITLVPTVNGTLPVRAHPRSPSASPTPERGTLGSRQSHHSRQSLNSLVTISSNHVPENFALELAHATPPVEQVSQLLSMLHQGQYQPRPSFRGNKYTRSYRYALNEMDKFSLKDSGRGDSEAGDSDYEPGRESPMDRLLAMRLCTEECRVLGHSDQCWMPPLASPASSSSDYRSNLYIPGEEARQATDLSQEKIPQPCTDTGPNRNQSFSTFGKDPGGEDGGEEERGEDGEGEARDEDLCGTTSLLSEMSSVFQRLLPQGLDSYVQVNENQKGTSLSGVGVPMTGSLDRRRGHLPGKSNPSVHQQGVAAWAANTHFQNPGSSIGPSGHHQGGSYHTLKPSTKLSSQSSSHKGSQAPKNSPQNSGHTPKPHSTPLLTALVSPTLVQPSPAPVLVPVPLPGPSSKWLPAMEEIPENYEEDDFDSVLSHLQGKRSDSRHELVDASELVAEINKLLQDVRQS from the exons ATGGGCGCAAAAATGATCCAAACCAAAGGAAATATATTCTCTTCGGCACTACTCAAACTACTGCTTCTGGTCGCGCTTATGCACGGCGCCACCGGTAAGACTTTGAAATATAAAGTTTATGAGGAGCAGAAAGTGGGCACTGTTATTGCACGGTTAAAGGAGGATGTCGCCGGGGTTTTATCCAAACTACCCAGTTCCCTGACCTTTCGGTTCCGCGCTATGCAACGGGGGAGCACGTCGTTCCTGTCTGTCCGGGAGGAGGACGGGGAGATCAGCATTGCCACCAAAATCGACCGTGAGAAGCTTTGTGAAAAAAACTTGAATTGCTCGATTGAATTCGACGTGGTCACTCTCCCGACGGAGTACCTGCAGCTGTTCCATGTGGAGGTGGAAGTGTTGGACATTAATGATAACTCCCCGCACTTCTCCCGCGCCATCGTTCCTATTGAGATCTCCGAGAGCGCATCCGTGGGGACGCGCATCCCGCTGGATGGCGCCGTGGACGCGGACGTCGGGGAGAACTCCTTGCACACATACTCTCTGACACCCAATAACTTCTTTAAGATCGACATCAGGACCAGGACAGACGGGGCCAAGTACGCAGAGCTGGTCGTGATGAGGGAGTTGGACAGGGAGGTGCAGTCCAGCTACCAGCTGCAGCTCACAGCCTCGGATAACGGTGTGCCTCCTAAATCTGGCTCCACTTTGCTCAAGATTAGCATCTCTGATTCCAACGACAACAGCCCAGCCTTTGATGAGCAGGCCTATATCATCAATTTGCTGGAAAACTCTCCCCTTGGGACTCTAATCATTGATTTAAACGCCACAGATCCAGACGAGGGCACTAATGGGAAAATAGTCTACTCTTTCAGCAGCCATGTATCGCCAAAGATCTTGGAAACATTTAAGATAAACCCAGAAAACGGCCACATTACGCTTATTAAAAAAGTGGACTATGAAACCACTGCCTCATACGAGCTAGATGTTCAGGCTCAGGACTTGGGCCCAAATTCTATTCCTGGCCTCTGCAAAATTGTGGTGAAAGTGGTGGATGTGAATGACAACAAACCAGAGATAAACATCAACCTGATGACTCCTGGCAAAGAGGAAGTGGCCTACATTTCAGAGGGTGCCCCTGTGGACACTTTTATAGCTCTGGTTCGTGTTGATGACAGTGACGCTGGGCTCAATGGTGAAGTGGTGTGTAGGCTTCACGGCCACGGCCACTTTAGACTCCAGAAGACCTACGAGAAGAACTACATGATCCTCACCAATGTCTCACTCGACAGGGAGAAGAGGTCAGAGTACAGTCTGACAGTCATAGCTGAGGACAGGGGCTCCCCTAGCCTCTCCACCATCAAACACTTCACTGTTCAGGTGCTGGATGAAAACGACAATCCTCCATATTTTGAAAAGAGCCGCTACGAGGTCTTCAAATCAGAGAACAACTCCCCTGGAGCATACTTAATGACTGTGGTGGCCTCAGATCCAGATCTGGGCACCAATGGCCAAGTCACCTACACCATCATAGATGCTCTGGTCCAAGGGAGCCCCATCTCCACCTATGTCACTATTGACCCTTCTAATGGTGCCATCTATGCCTTACGCAGCTTTGATCATGAAGACGTCAGCCGGATCTCTTTCACCATTCAGGCACGTGACGGGGGAAACCCTGCTCTGTCAACTAACACCACCGTCCTGCTGACTGttttggatgaaaatgacaaccCACCCATCATCCACTCCCCCTCCCTCCGGAATCACACTGCCGAGTTGCCAGTGTGGAAGTATGCATCACCGGGTCAGCTGATCACTGCTCTTAAAGTCACAGACCGTGACGCTGGCGCCAATGGAGAGGTGAGCTGTGCCATCGTTGGAGGCAATGAGGATGGACTGTTTGTGATGGACGCTCGGCGATGTGAGCTCAGAACAAATGCCAGCCTGGAGCAGGCGCCAAGGGATGTGATGGAGATCAGGGTGGAAGTGCAGGACAGGGGCACCAGTCGGCTGTCTACAGGGGCCCTCCTCAGGCTCTCTCTGCAGGAGACTATGGACCTTCCACCTCTCTACCCCACTGGCTCCAGCCAAGCCCCACTGGACCTCTCCCTCATTGTCATCATATCTCTGGTTGCCGTTTGTGCTCTGCTGCTAATCGTCATGGTGATGTTTGCCACTGCCCGTTGCAATCGTGAGAAGAAAGACCCAAGGCACAACTACAACTGCAGAGTGGCAGAGAGCAGCTACCAGAACCACCCCAAAAAGCCCGCCAGGCAAATCCACAAGGCAGATATCACCCTGGTTCCGACCGTCAATGGGACCCTGCCTGTCCGTGCCCACCCACGCTCCCCCTCAGCCTCCCCTACACCTGAGAGGGGCACCCTGGGTAGCAGGCAAAGCCATCATAGCCGCCAGTCCCTCAATAGCCTGGTAACCATCTCCTCCAATCATGTGCCGGAGAACTTTGCCCTGGAACTGGCTCACGCCACACCTCCTGTAGAG CAAGTCTCACAGCTTCTGTCCATGCTCCACCAGGGCCAGTACCAGCCACGACCAAGCTTTAGAGGCAACAAATACACCAGGAGCTACAg ATATGCCCTGAACGAGATGGATAAGTTCAGTCTGAAGGACAGCGGCCGTGGAGACAGTGAAGCCGGGGACAGTGATTACGAGCCTGGCAGGGAGTCACCCATGGATAGGCTCCTTG CTATGAGGCTCTGCACAGAGGAGTGTCGTGTCCTGGGTCATTCAGATCAGTGTTGGATGCCCCCACTGGCCTCCCCGGCGTCTTCCTCCTCTGACTATCGCAGCAACCTCTACATCCCTGGGGAAGAAGCCCGCCAAGCCACCGACCTCTCCCAGGAAAAGATCCCACAGCCCTGCACTGACACTGGTCCCAACCGGAACCAGAGCTTCTCCACCTTCGGCAAGGACCCGGGTGGTGAGGATggtggagaagaggagaggggagaggatgGTGAGGGTGAAGCCAGAGATGAAGACCTGTGTGGGACCACTTCATTACTGTCTGAGATGAGTAGTGTGTTCCAGCGGTTGCTACCCCAGGGTCTGGACTCGTATGTCCAGGTCAATGAGAACCAGAAGGGGACTAGCCTGAGTGGAGTTGGTGTCCCTATGACTGGATCTTTAGATCGCAGGAGGGGCCATCTTCCTGGCAAGTCCAACCCCTCTGTGCACCAGCAGGGTGTGGCCGCCTGGGCCGCTAACACCCACTTCCAGAACCCAGGAAGTAGCATTGGCCCATCTGGCCACCACCAAGGTGGCAGTTATCATACCCTGAAACCCAGCACCAAGCTCAGCTCCCAGAGTAGCAGCCACAAGGGCTCGCAGGCACCCAAAAACAGTCCCCAGAATAGCGGCCACACTCCCAAACCCCACAGCACTCCCTTGCTCACAGCGCTGGTCAGCCCCACTCTGGTGCAGCCTTCCCCAGCCCCGGTGCTAGTGCCAGTTCCGCTCCCTGGGCCCTCCTCCAAATGGCTGCCGGCCATGGAGGAGATCCCAGAAAACTATGAGGAGGACGATTTTGACTCAGTGCTCAGCCACCTTCAGGGCAAACGCAGTGACAGCCGACATGAGCTGGTGGACGCCAGTGAGCTGGTAGCCGAGATCAACAAACTTTTGCAGGATGTTCGGCAGAGCtaa
- the pcdh18b gene encoding protocadherin-18b isoform X1: MGAKMIQTKGNIFSSALLKLLLLVALMHGATGKTLKYKVYEEQKVGTVIARLKEDVAGVLSKLPSSLTFRFRAMQRGSTSFLSVREEDGEISIATKIDREKLCEKNLNCSIEFDVVTLPTEYLQLFHVEVEVLDINDNSPHFSRAIVPIEISESASVGTRIPLDGAVDADVGENSLHTYSLTPNNFFKIDIRTRTDGAKYAELVVMRELDREVQSSYQLQLTASDNGVPPKSGSTLLKISISDSNDNSPAFDEQAYIINLLENSPLGTLIIDLNATDPDEGTNGKIVYSFSSHVSPKILETFKINPENGHITLIKKVDYETTASYELDVQAQDLGPNSIPGLCKIVVKVVDVNDNKPEININLMTPGKEEVAYISEGAPVDTFIALVRVDDSDAGLNGEVVCRLHGHGHFRLQKTYEKNYMILTNVSLDREKRSEYSLTVIAEDRGSPSLSTIKHFTVQVLDENDNPPYFEKSRYEVFKSENNSPGAYLMTVVASDPDLGTNGQVTYTIIDALVQGSPISTYVTIDPSNGAIYALRSFDHEDVSRISFTIQARDGGNPALSTNTTVLLTVLDENDNPPIIHSPSLRNHTAELPVWKYASPGQLITALKVTDRDAGANGEVSCAIVGGNEDGLFVMDARRCELRTNASLEQAPRDVMEIRVEVQDRGTSRLSTGALLRLSLQETMDLPPLYPTGSSQAPLDLSLIVIISLVAVCALLLIVMVMFATARCNREKKDPRHNYNCRVAESSYQNHPKKPARQIHKADITLVPTVNGTLPVRAHPRSPSASPTPERGTLGSRQSHHSRQSLNSLVTISSNHVPENFALELAHATPPVEQVSQLLSMLHQGQYQPRPSFRGNKYTRSYRYALNEMDKFSLKDSGRGDSEAGDSDYEPGRESPMDRLLGEGFTEIYAPDGQHRTHAAMRLCTEECRVLGHSDQCWMPPLASPASSSSDYRSNLYIPGEEARQATDLSQEKIPQPCTDTGPNRNQSFSTFGKDPGGEDGGEEERGEDGEGEARDEDLCGTTSLLSEMSSVFQRLLPQGLDSYVQVNENQKGTSLSGVGVPMTGSLDRRRGHLPGKSNPSVHQQGVAAWAANTHFQNPGSSIGPSGHHQGGSYHTLKPSTKLSSQSSSHKGSQAPKNSPQNSGHTPKPHSTPLLTALVSPTLVQPSPAPVLVPVPLPGPSSKWLPAMEEIPENYEEDDFDSVLSHLQGKRSDSRHELVDASELVAEINKLLQDVRQS; this comes from the exons ATGGGCGCAAAAATGATCCAAACCAAAGGAAATATATTCTCTTCGGCACTACTCAAACTACTGCTTCTGGTCGCGCTTATGCACGGCGCCACCGGTAAGACTTTGAAATATAAAGTTTATGAGGAGCAGAAAGTGGGCACTGTTATTGCACGGTTAAAGGAGGATGTCGCCGGGGTTTTATCCAAACTACCCAGTTCCCTGACCTTTCGGTTCCGCGCTATGCAACGGGGGAGCACGTCGTTCCTGTCTGTCCGGGAGGAGGACGGGGAGATCAGCATTGCCACCAAAATCGACCGTGAGAAGCTTTGTGAAAAAAACTTGAATTGCTCGATTGAATTCGACGTGGTCACTCTCCCGACGGAGTACCTGCAGCTGTTCCATGTGGAGGTGGAAGTGTTGGACATTAATGATAACTCCCCGCACTTCTCCCGCGCCATCGTTCCTATTGAGATCTCCGAGAGCGCATCCGTGGGGACGCGCATCCCGCTGGATGGCGCCGTGGACGCGGACGTCGGGGAGAACTCCTTGCACACATACTCTCTGACACCCAATAACTTCTTTAAGATCGACATCAGGACCAGGACAGACGGGGCCAAGTACGCAGAGCTGGTCGTGATGAGGGAGTTGGACAGGGAGGTGCAGTCCAGCTACCAGCTGCAGCTCACAGCCTCGGATAACGGTGTGCCTCCTAAATCTGGCTCCACTTTGCTCAAGATTAGCATCTCTGATTCCAACGACAACAGCCCAGCCTTTGATGAGCAGGCCTATATCATCAATTTGCTGGAAAACTCTCCCCTTGGGACTCTAATCATTGATTTAAACGCCACAGATCCAGACGAGGGCACTAATGGGAAAATAGTCTACTCTTTCAGCAGCCATGTATCGCCAAAGATCTTGGAAACATTTAAGATAAACCCAGAAAACGGCCACATTACGCTTATTAAAAAAGTGGACTATGAAACCACTGCCTCATACGAGCTAGATGTTCAGGCTCAGGACTTGGGCCCAAATTCTATTCCTGGCCTCTGCAAAATTGTGGTGAAAGTGGTGGATGTGAATGACAACAAACCAGAGATAAACATCAACCTGATGACTCCTGGCAAAGAGGAAGTGGCCTACATTTCAGAGGGTGCCCCTGTGGACACTTTTATAGCTCTGGTTCGTGTTGATGACAGTGACGCTGGGCTCAATGGTGAAGTGGTGTGTAGGCTTCACGGCCACGGCCACTTTAGACTCCAGAAGACCTACGAGAAGAACTACATGATCCTCACCAATGTCTCACTCGACAGGGAGAAGAGGTCAGAGTACAGTCTGACAGTCATAGCTGAGGACAGGGGCTCCCCTAGCCTCTCCACCATCAAACACTTCACTGTTCAGGTGCTGGATGAAAACGACAATCCTCCATATTTTGAAAAGAGCCGCTACGAGGTCTTCAAATCAGAGAACAACTCCCCTGGAGCATACTTAATGACTGTGGTGGCCTCAGATCCAGATCTGGGCACCAATGGCCAAGTCACCTACACCATCATAGATGCTCTGGTCCAAGGGAGCCCCATCTCCACCTATGTCACTATTGACCCTTCTAATGGTGCCATCTATGCCTTACGCAGCTTTGATCATGAAGACGTCAGCCGGATCTCTTTCACCATTCAGGCACGTGACGGGGGAAACCCTGCTCTGTCAACTAACACCACCGTCCTGCTGACTGttttggatgaaaatgacaaccCACCCATCATCCACTCCCCCTCCCTCCGGAATCACACTGCCGAGTTGCCAGTGTGGAAGTATGCATCACCGGGTCAGCTGATCACTGCTCTTAAAGTCACAGACCGTGACGCTGGCGCCAATGGAGAGGTGAGCTGTGCCATCGTTGGAGGCAATGAGGATGGACTGTTTGTGATGGACGCTCGGCGATGTGAGCTCAGAACAAATGCCAGCCTGGAGCAGGCGCCAAGGGATGTGATGGAGATCAGGGTGGAAGTGCAGGACAGGGGCACCAGTCGGCTGTCTACAGGGGCCCTCCTCAGGCTCTCTCTGCAGGAGACTATGGACCTTCCACCTCTCTACCCCACTGGCTCCAGCCAAGCCCCACTGGACCTCTCCCTCATTGTCATCATATCTCTGGTTGCCGTTTGTGCTCTGCTGCTAATCGTCATGGTGATGTTTGCCACTGCCCGTTGCAATCGTGAGAAGAAAGACCCAAGGCACAACTACAACTGCAGAGTGGCAGAGAGCAGCTACCAGAACCACCCCAAAAAGCCCGCCAGGCAAATCCACAAGGCAGATATCACCCTGGTTCCGACCGTCAATGGGACCCTGCCTGTCCGTGCCCACCCACGCTCCCCCTCAGCCTCCCCTACACCTGAGAGGGGCACCCTGGGTAGCAGGCAAAGCCATCATAGCCGCCAGTCCCTCAATAGCCTGGTAACCATCTCCTCCAATCATGTGCCGGAGAACTTTGCCCTGGAACTGGCTCACGCCACACCTCCTGTAGAG CAAGTCTCACAGCTTCTGTCCATGCTCCACCAGGGCCAGTACCAGCCACGACCAAGCTTTAGAGGCAACAAATACACCAGGAGCTACAg ATATGCCCTGAACGAGATGGATAAGTTCAGTCTGAAGGACAGCGGCCGTGGAGACAGTGAAGCCGGGGACAGTGATTACGAGCCTGGCAGGGAGTCACCCATGGATAGGCTCCTTGGTGAGGGCTTTACTGAGATATATGCCCCTGATGGCCAGCACAGAACGCATGCAG CTATGAGGCTCTGCACAGAGGAGTGTCGTGTCCTGGGTCATTCAGATCAGTGTTGGATGCCCCCACTGGCCTCCCCGGCGTCTTCCTCCTCTGACTATCGCAGCAACCTCTACATCCCTGGGGAAGAAGCCCGCCAAGCCACCGACCTCTCCCAGGAAAAGATCCCACAGCCCTGCACTGACACTGGTCCCAACCGGAACCAGAGCTTCTCCACCTTCGGCAAGGACCCGGGTGGTGAGGATggtggagaagaggagaggggagaggatgGTGAGGGTGAAGCCAGAGATGAAGACCTGTGTGGGACCACTTCATTACTGTCTGAGATGAGTAGTGTGTTCCAGCGGTTGCTACCCCAGGGTCTGGACTCGTATGTCCAGGTCAATGAGAACCAGAAGGGGACTAGCCTGAGTGGAGTTGGTGTCCCTATGACTGGATCTTTAGATCGCAGGAGGGGCCATCTTCCTGGCAAGTCCAACCCCTCTGTGCACCAGCAGGGTGTGGCCGCCTGGGCCGCTAACACCCACTTCCAGAACCCAGGAAGTAGCATTGGCCCATCTGGCCACCACCAAGGTGGCAGTTATCATACCCTGAAACCCAGCACCAAGCTCAGCTCCCAGAGTAGCAGCCACAAGGGCTCGCAGGCACCCAAAAACAGTCCCCAGAATAGCGGCCACACTCCCAAACCCCACAGCACTCCCTTGCTCACAGCGCTGGTCAGCCCCACTCTGGTGCAGCCTTCCCCAGCCCCGGTGCTAGTGCCAGTTCCGCTCCCTGGGCCCTCCTCCAAATGGCTGCCGGCCATGGAGGAGATCCCAGAAAACTATGAGGAGGACGATTTTGACTCAGTGCTCAGCCACCTTCAGGGCAAACGCAGTGACAGCCGACATGAGCTGGTGGACGCCAGTGAGCTGGTAGCCGAGATCAACAAACTTTTGCAGGATGTTCGGCAGAGCtaa